From a single Mycolicibacterium mengxianglii genomic region:
- the ilvC gene encoding ketol-acid reductoisomerase — translation MFYDDDAELSLIQQKRVAVIGYGSQGHAHALSLRDSGVDVRVGLQPGSKSREKAENEGLRVATPAQAAAEADLIVILAPDQHQRTLYAEEIAPALSAGDSLVFSHGFNIRYGYITPPRDVDVFMVAPKGPGHLVRREFVDGRGVPVLVAVEKDSSGGAWPLALSYAKAIGGLRAGGIKTTFAEETETDLFGEQSVLCGGASQLIMYGFETLVEAGYQPEVAYFECLHELKLIVDLMYEGGIAKQRWSCSDTAEFGDYVSGPRVITPDVKENMKAVLADIIDGSFAKRFIDDQDADAAEFRELREKGEQHPIEATGRDLRRLMGWIQQQDVDYQGSAARV, via the coding sequence ATGTTCTACGACGACGACGCCGAGCTGTCGCTGATCCAGCAGAAGCGGGTAGCGGTCATCGGTTATGGCAGCCAAGGGCATGCCCACGCACTGTCGCTACGGGACAGTGGTGTCGATGTACGGGTGGGTCTCCAGCCCGGTTCGAAGAGCCGCGAGAAGGCCGAGAATGAAGGTCTGCGCGTCGCCACCCCCGCCCAAGCCGCGGCAGAGGCTGACCTGATAGTCATCCTCGCCCCGGATCAACATCAGCGCACGCTCTACGCCGAGGAGATCGCCCCGGCGTTGTCTGCCGGAGACAGTCTGGTCTTCAGCCACGGCTTCAACATTCGATACGGGTACATCACGCCGCCGAGAGATGTCGATGTATTCATGGTTGCGCCCAAAGGCCCCGGCCACTTGGTGCGACGCGAGTTCGTCGATGGACGAGGCGTGCCGGTGCTTGTCGCCGTCGAGAAGGACTCCTCGGGAGGGGCCTGGCCCCTTGCGCTTTCGTACGCCAAGGCAATCGGCGGTCTCCGCGCCGGCGGTATCAAGACCACATTCGCCGAGGAGACCGAAACCGATCTGTTCGGGGAGCAGTCGGTGCTCTGCGGTGGTGCGTCCCAGTTGATCATGTATGGCTTCGAGACGTTGGTAGAGGCCGGGTACCAACCTGAAGTAGCGTATTTCGAGTGCTTACACGAGCTGAAACTGATCGTCGACCTCATGTACGAGGGCGGTATCGCCAAACAGCGCTGGTCGTGTTCGGACACCGCCGAATTCGGTGATTACGTATCAGGCCCTCGGGTCATCACTCCCGACGTGAAGGAAAACATGAAGGCGGTGCTCGCAGACATCATCGACGGATCGTTCGCCAAGCGGTTCATCGATGATCAGGATGCCGACGCTGCGGAGTTCCGGGAGCTGCGCGAGAAGGGCGAGCAACACCCCATCGAGGCCACCGGCCGCGACCTCCGCCGGCTGATGGGCTGGATCCAGCAGCAGGACGTCGACTACCAGGGCAGTGCCGCACGTGTCTGA
- a CDS encoding MFS transporter, producing MHSESPALTPGQESSTERRRLRKVGAASLVGTTIEYYDFFVYGTAAALVFPALFFPSASPAVGTIASFATFGVGFFARPVGSILFGHFGDKIGRKRTLVWTLLIMGFATVTIGLLPGYDSGTFGLFGNGIGMAAPIILVFLRFLQGFAMGGEWAGATLLTAEYAPKGQRGRMAVYPQIGPPLGFFLASGTFFLASVTVGATSDTFLNFGWRLPFIASLLLVIVGLWIRLTVEETPVFKAHLLNKAQETAPVKLPFADAIRLQWKQILLAGMTMSALFAMFYIGSTFLTSYGTGRLEFSRTMILGFGMIAALVLACATAAAAIISDKVGRKKVIAAAYIGAFIWSLLLFPLLDTGSPIAFLIGVTVTLSLYGVANGPAGALLPEMFHSQFRYTGAGLSYNLGGIIGGAVPPILAAQIVANHSSIWVGILLAGLSAVSLACVLALPETKNNDLEHAPDEARAKSELR from the coding sequence ATGCATTCAGAAAGTCCGGCTCTAACCCCCGGCCAAGAAAGCTCTACGGAGAGGCGCCGCCTTCGGAAAGTCGGTGCAGCTAGCCTCGTCGGCACGACGATCGAGTACTACGACTTCTTCGTCTACGGCACCGCCGCCGCTCTCGTCTTTCCGGCCCTCTTCTTCCCCAGCGCCAGCCCGGCGGTGGGCACTATCGCCTCATTCGCCACGTTCGGAGTGGGTTTCTTCGCTCGGCCTGTCGGCTCGATCCTGTTCGGTCATTTCGGCGACAAGATCGGGCGTAAGCGGACACTGGTGTGGACGTTGCTCATCATGGGATTCGCGACAGTCACCATCGGATTGCTGCCCGGCTACGACTCCGGCACGTTCGGCCTCTTCGGGAACGGGATCGGCATGGCAGCGCCGATCATCCTGGTATTCCTGCGGTTCCTGCAGGGCTTCGCCATGGGAGGTGAATGGGCCGGAGCGACCCTGCTGACCGCCGAGTACGCGCCGAAGGGCCAACGCGGCCGAATGGCCGTCTACCCGCAGATCGGCCCGCCGCTGGGGTTCTTCCTCGCGAGCGGAACGTTCTTCCTGGCCTCGGTGACCGTCGGTGCCACCAGTGACACCTTCCTCAATTTCGGCTGGCGGCTGCCCTTCATCGCCTCCCTCCTGCTCGTCATCGTCGGCCTCTGGATTCGGCTGACCGTCGAGGAAACTCCGGTCTTCAAGGCGCATCTCCTCAACAAAGCCCAGGAGACCGCCCCGGTGAAACTTCCTTTCGCCGACGCGATCCGGCTGCAGTGGAAGCAAATTCTGCTCGCAGGTATGACGATGTCGGCGCTGTTTGCCATGTTCTACATCGGCAGCACATTCCTCACCAGCTACGGAACCGGAAGGCTGGAATTCAGCCGGACGATGATCCTGGGCTTCGGCATGATCGCCGCGCTCGTGCTCGCATGTGCCACGGCCGCAGCCGCCATCATCTCGGACAAGGTGGGACGAAAGAAGGTCATCGCGGCGGCCTACATAGGCGCGTTCATCTGGTCGCTTCTGCTGTTCCCCCTCTTGGACACGGGGTCCCCGATCGCCTTCCTCATCGGGGTGACCGTGACACTTTCGCTGTACGGCGTGGCCAACGGGCCGGCCGGCGCACTGTTGCCGGAGATGTTCCATTCCCAGTTCCGCTACACGGGCGCGGGTTTGAGCTACAACCTCGGCGGCATCATCGGTGGCGCTGTACCGCCCATCCTGGCGGCCCAGATCGTGGCGAACCACTCCAGCATCTGGGTCGGCATACTGCTCGCCGGACTGTCCGC